aaatacaCTCATTAGGAAGTATCTAATTCggtaagaaataaaaaagaaaccaTGCTTAATATAACAACAACTCAAGATCCATCACACAGTtagctttttgacttcatagcctaaagaaatctagatcaattcatgcaagccTTTATTAGATTGTTCATTAAGGATCATACCTAAAAAATTATTCCATTATTTCACCCAAAATAAGTAGCTACAGCAGTTCATACAAAATCACAACCTTAAACAACTGATCTCATAATCGACTTCAAGACAACAtgtagaaacataggctattcatgttcaaatcttcatatatttatcatcatGGACTGATCAtcatcaattaaccatcaattaacataaataacaataaacacAAGCAATTCAACGTAAGAGAATCACCATTTAATCAAGAACAAGCCAtaatcacaaagcccatgcaagagCTAAACCAATTATggaaggaacatgggttcatcatgcaattgaaATGAAATCATGTTCAAATCATTGTACTAACTTCAATAcatcatgatttaatcattaaaaacgttttgagaaagaacccatggctagattggaaGATTGGAAACTTGATCATAAgatttctttgaaaaacattgagaatgactctctagatgaaaagataactagagatgaagatcaccatacctttgtcgagttgaaaacctcttaaacttgatgattcatccatggaaaacCCAGCTTgaatctgttcttgagcttcaccaacaatggtggtttctagagagagtatttttggagggaaaggtttcaatcttgtgagaggattctagaatggggtgatcatgtttttgatgacttatatacacccaaaaatagctACATAAACCTATTATGGTCAGGttaggatgtggggtgaatttcccattcacccctttaattggCAGCAGACCTGCGCAGGAGGCAGTCGTGCGACGGATGGGCCTTGACGGggcgtcatagccacgacgggcCATCACAGGCCTCCGTCGTTGGCTACAGTGGCTGACCAAGGTTCCTACCTTCATCCTTTGATAAGTCCCTCACGACGGGACcctttgacggtccgtcacagccATGACTGGCCCTTGACTGCTCTGTCGCCAGGGTCATCCTGGGACAGCCTCCACACTGGTTTTGGGTCCTTTTTTTGGGGCctcttgtggggccctttagaagtcgtactcGGACGTTTCCAACATGATTACAAACCTTAACAAGTTATAGACCTTcgacataaatttcatccaaaaaaaacacatattagACGTCCAAACAGCCTTGGCCCCAACATGACATACGATGAACGTCTTggggctatctttcgaatgccttggacgttcttgggcgtttgacctccaaacttcacaaaacttaaTATAACaccataaaaaatcatttttaaaccATTTTAAATACTTATTAGACTGAATTTCATACAGATTTAGGCATGCaaagacacatgaggcacataagcaACTAGTCGTCAaggtcttggtcgtcccttgacgttcgacttccaaatcaattCAAACTTTTCACACTCCTTTAAACCATATAATAAGACATTTTAGAACATTAGAACATCATTAAACACCCATAaaaacatagaaccacatattaggcatctaggtgacttagtcgtcgaacgtcttagtcgtccctcaACGTTCAACTTCcaatacctctaatattttagctactgcctatatactatattttaagaatatttagcACATTATAACtttatgaaaaacatgttaggctctagacaccttatctcattttcggggtcttacagaTAATACGAGAATTTTACATAGAATCACGTAAAGTAAGAttgagaataagaagaaaatgaaatataataataaaaaataaaaaatatagttttataaattttagaataataagaataaaaaagaacctaaaataatagaagtaaaaatttaaaataaaaaaattaaaattaaattaaaaagaaattaaaaagtaattaagTGGTAATTGCATCACGTAATTACCATCAATTCACAACCTCTGCATGCAAATTGTAGAGTGTAATTACTCCTGCCAATTACACCAATTACCTACTGACCAAGTAATTATTTGTCCTTCCAAATAGGACAAGACATTATAATTATACCAATTACATTAAATCCTATTGCCAAAATGTCATTCCAAACAGGCCCTTAATGAAGGTCATATATCATTAGGTTCATTAGTCATTAATGCAAGTCAAAAATGaaagttaaaacttaaataaacaattcaaatatatGCCTTTCAATGGTgtcaattgtttttttttaatgtctttttagtttttgatcTTTTATTAGATGTTGCCTTCacatatagaaaaatataaacacTATCTTTGTAATACAATCATACTATAACTTCAATATGATACGTTTGAATATATCGAATTGAAGTTGGTAtacaaattattcaattttttttaatatgtactTTTTTTGACTATGAATTATATATCATCTCAACGCCTACTTAATTTTTATGAGAACGCATTACCGGAGTTACTATACGCAACAAGTCATGTTTGAATTTAATAACAACGCGTGaatggttttattttattaatttaattaattattacatACAAACACTCCACTAATCTAATACTAGTTGCCAAACAATCTCTATCAGtagaatgaataaataatattagaaaaGAAATACCAaggtaaatattattattatattgagaGAAAGTGGGTGcattaaaattgaacaaaacgCCAACCCAccaaattcaaaagaaataacaagaGTGGAAATTAATGTCACAAAAGCAAAGTGGTGTATGTAAGACATGCCAATAATTGAACCATCATTACACCTAAAAGTTGtacttattaattaattccttaataattatatcaattattttctcTCGCTCTCACTGTAACGTTGACATGCCATAATAAtgttaagaaaaagaaaacaatttaatatttatattttggttttttaaaaataatatacacttcatccgtttaaaaaagaatgatatcttttttaatttgttaacattttaatttctttttaatttgtttaaaaaagaatgatatcttttttttttgttaatattttaatttcactttttcACGTGgtatgtttaaggccacaagatcaaatgacaattttgtacatttgatctaactttaatttagaaccacaagatttaaagtcttctttatattgttaaattatgTTTCAAGTCAAACAAGATTATTCTTTGTGAAGCGGAGAAAGTACGTGTAAAAGTATTCAGAGAGTGAATTTGCTGAAATTTTTACATTAGTGTTTTGTTTGCGGCCgggaaattaaatataataatttctaCATTTTTCTTGCAAAATTTAGTTGATACATTAAGCGAACAACAATATTGTAAACAATCCAGCAGATGACAAAAATGAAAGGGAGACACGATAAAAAGGTTGCACTACTCATATGAATTAAATTACCagtattaatataaattataaacaaataatatatgaCTCTTAGCTTTGTTTGATAATGTTTAAGTATTTAAGCTTAAAGGAAGGAGAATTATTCAAGTCTTATAAAAAATTCACCTATCTAGAGACTTTTGTTCGATCAAGCATCAAAGCTACTTGATTGGATCAAATATGTAGTCAATATTCTAACTATAGTCCCACCCATATTTTCAAGGGTGTATTACAACTCTGTATACAAAAGTATCGATATTCTACCTCGATACTTTTGTCGATCAAAGCACAATTTCAGACATATATAAGGTTGATTTGAATCAAAGCTACCTGATTAGATCCAATATGTAGTCGATACCCATATATTCAAGGATGTAGCCAAAGGAAGAAAACATGATTTATCTCTCTTTTCTCCATTTATTTAGACATTTATAGTGGCGCCGGTGCATAAATGTTTGTGATCGTACTCAATAGGCACATAACTACTAGTAATATATATGGTTTATATACTTCATATCTTGTATGATGACATACATTATTATTGAAGCTAATTTACTATAACTAATCACATGCATGCATGCATGGCTAGCAAATATTAGGGCCAAATCCCACAAAACCATTAGCTCCATCAATAGAAATTTGGATGCCTTCTTGCTGGATATTCCCTATTATGGAAAGTCTGGATGGAGATGGAGCAAATGcaaagcagaatgttccctttgtatccACTGGAATTAGGAAGTTCCTAGCTGGTAGTGTTAAGATAGGACCACCCATGAGGAAAAAGGAAATAGTTGGTACTCGAACTGTTACAAATCCGTTAAGATCATAGCAGGTATCGAATATTGACATGGCAGGCGCCCGTGGAAGGCTTGATGTTTGTGCTACAAAGGCATCGCGAAACGCCACATAGGCTTCGTGGGGAAGCCTGGTAACGGCTGTCCCTGTATCCATAACCACTCCTCCATCTCCTTCCTCAGTTAATCTAAATGCATCTTCAGGTATGGGTACACGCACTCCTCCAACTCCAAGACCCAACATGCCTATGTAATAGAAACTCGGAGCCCGTGGGTTTCGGATAAGTGGTACCCATGCTGCACCGGCGGGTAATACTTCCCGCCCGAATTCAAGTGATCCAGTTGATCCAGTATTAGTGCCCCGGCTAACCAAACAGTAACTAAAGGCTCCACCTGTTTGTCCACCGAGTTGTCCAACAAGTGACATGGAGCCTCCTCCAAGACCCAACAAACCGGCAGCCCCAATAAACATACCGTGATTACTATGGCCACATCCGATGGCGACGTCACGAATAACTGTGCGGCCAAAAGTAAGAGTCTCGAGGGCCATGGTCCCTTTGGTGTAGGATCCATCACCATACATGACTTTGTATTTACAGCGACCAGCATGACAACCAGAGTTATCTATGCGGTTGCAAAGGGAGGAAGAACATGGTACACCAGTAAAAGAAGCAGAAAGGGAAGGGTCAAATACCGGGTCAGACTGATGGTAACAATGGGTACAAGGCTGGCACTGAACCCAAACAATATCACTACCAGCATCAATAACCATGTATTGTTGTCTAACAGGACTACCAACACCAATTCTAACAAAGTATTCTCCACTGCCTTGCTCCATACCGGAAATAACCTCACTTCCGAACCCAAACCCCAATTCCTCCTCCTTAAttaccttattattatcattagtaGTAGTATTAGTGAGTGTATGGACCCTTTTGAGGTCTCTTTTCATGCGAGCTTGAAAACGGCGAGGATGATCAGTAAAGTGAGAAAAAGGCAATTTGTCTCTGTGAAGAAGTTTCAGCTTCCATCTGCTattgtcatcatcatcatccacaatattattaatattatcatgtACTGTTTCAGGAGGTTGGATTATTTCTTTAATGGCTTGGTTGACATCCAAGTGTTCATGGGTGGGAAATGGGATTGCATGCCCAGATGTGCTCTTGCTTTCATAACTAACACTTGCACTTATTATGCAACTCATGATGAACACCAAAAATATTGAAGGGACAAacattctctcttttcttttcttttcttttcttttctcttggaAATTGTGACCAAAAGGATACTTAGGAAAGGCGAATTTATCTACTTTGCCTTTCCACTTATTTACAACAAAAAGGTACCCCATTTGGAAATCATTAGTAGTCTCAAATATCccctattatttattataatttttatttttaaaggtgaattataaaaaatttaaataaatatatttttttattatattaatatgcaaaaaaaaaaaatatttatagtattttttatatagttttagaatattatatttttatttaaaatattgaataatgtaagttaatttaactttgaaaattagtcaaattgactttcaaaaagCGCAACCTGACAAACAGTACTGGACGAAGGGAgtaataatctaatttaatttgtcATACAGtttaattaaagttatattataaatgttaaaatattcttaattttatAGCCTTAAATATGTCACTTGAAATTAAAGTATTGCCAAAATTAAAggtgttattttttaataaatatttataaaaaaagtatatcatcttttttttaacaAGGTTGTTTTGGATTGATTCACCACTTCCATTtgctcaaattaaattttggttatgagaaatttttaaaagttaaaattgtaAAATGGGAAAGGGTCAAAAAAAACTCAGTTGATAATTTACAGCTGAAATATACTTTAATTTCTACATTAATGTTTTGTTTGCGGGATATTAAATATAACGAATTCTACATTTTTCATGCAAAACTTAGTTGACAGATGAAGCAAATAACAATATTGTAAACAATTCAGCAGATGACAAAAAATGAAAGGGAGACAAGATAAAAAGGTAGCACTACTCATATAAATAATTACCAGTACTAATTATAAACAATTATGACTATAACTTTGTTTGACAATGTTCAAGTGATTCTCTAAAATCGTTAAATTAGATTTTAGACCAGATTTTAGGTCTAATCATACCccaaaatacatataaattatattctcAATAGACAAAGGCTTGAGTTTCTCTGTTTCATCTCCTCATAAAACTGTCATATAACTCAAATTTCCCTAAGGGTAATGGATTGGTACCTaacttaaaaagtaaaaaaataaagatccGTTTAATAGagtgtattaaaaaaataatatatacattaattttgtCTATTATTATATCTTGTATGATACATTTTTCTAACCTAATCTATGTACAATTAATAGTTATATTGATTATACACTCTATTGTGGTGTTAAGTGTATATTActaatatcataaatttctagATATTAGTAATGCAATGATTTTAATGCCTGCATTATTAGCTCAATTTAAAATCCAATTGTGCCCCAAATTctcttttacatttttcaatCATAATAGTGGAGGATatctttataaataatatttttatgatatttttgataaatcaaacaaaaaaatacataaaatattaatacttgaaatttaaaaataaatttaatctttCTATAAACacacaatatataataatatagataGAAGAGGTGCACTACTTGTGTGATAGGTAGCATGCATGTGTTGGAAATGATTTTTGGTTGCTGCGTAAAGTGTAACTATCAAGTACATAAAAGTACAATTTGAGTTTCCAAGTGAAGATTAACTAACATACGTATGTATGTTGGATCCTCAGAGcttatatttatacaaaaaatcattttcaatacataaagaaaaatgtaaTAAGTAGAATTTTGTGAACAGGAGAATATATATCACCATCAGACTatgcaaataaaatattattttttgtatgtgtAGTTGCACACattaatttgttatatatacTGATCGATGCATTTTGATTGTAATAAATTAGATAGTTGCCTGGTGTCTACTACTTAAAATCACTTCATCATCGAATAAACTTTACTACTGTCTACTCATTAGAATTACGTTAAAATGAGAAAAGCATCACTTTAAATGTGTAACGACAACATTGGACCGCTAGCTGGAATaccaattttattaattaaaatcttTCTACTTAAGTTTTACAACTTAATTAATATGTCCAAATACCACAATTAATTTATCACTtgttatacataaattattctATACTTTCTCTATCTTCTTTACAGTCCTTGATGTTGAAGCTTCATATCTCAAAACTACAAACATGgtcatatcatataaaattgaataaaactaCATGACAAGTTCTAGTGAGGACACAAAGTCTGACTCATGTGAGCCTATATGCTCTAACCTTGATGCATATGTTGTTGGATCAAAACTATATGCACAACTGAAGCCTACTATATTGCttataagaataatatatatcaatgatatttatattagaacACATATAATCATGCTAAAACACATTAACTTGCtcaaatttaattcaataattaccTTTTAAAACAGTTAACAAGTACCTTCAAGCGAATTCACATATTAGACATACTTTCAAACGAATCCACAAAATAGACAACAACTTTGTTGTCTTCTACAATGATTCCAAGCTCACACTCAAACTCTCTCAATATTTAGGTGCGCAAGTATCATATAGAAAACATATTCTCTTTCTAGGGTTAGAAGAATCCCTAATTATAGAGATTTCTTACAATTCCAAAGAGGGAAACCAAAAAACATATATTCTCTTTCAACCGAAaattacaccctagtttcttgttaaaaaagaaaactaatgCTTGTCTcctcacaaaattaattatcgagTTTTTCTATTATGGAAATtattctaaataattaatttgaattattctgaCCATATTAAATTACAAATCGTTCCACAAGGAATTCGTAATTACACCCCTCTATGTATATTTCGAAATTCCACATTGAACACTTATGTAATCCCCATTTTAATATTACAgatactaataaataaattaaattactgacaACTTCAATTCAATGATTAATTTGCTTTAGAGAACTGCTTAACTTATTTTATGTGTcggattaaaaaaatcatataaaaaggaatattATCAATATCCATAACGAGACATAGATTACATCAagtaacttattatttcaccaatatatattattatcatccaatctACTAGATATTTTGACACATTTCAGAATCCcatcttttaataaatcaaaacaatatTAATGTATACATATCATAATAGTTTTATCGGATTAGGaatataagtaaatttaatagtttagagaatatgctTTTGTtagtcagtctaaaacaactatctctactTGGTCCCTTTCAATACATATAAAATGCATTAACACAAGAAGTTGAAACTATACCATTGacataatcaagaaaaattatatatgatcTTGTACTACAATCGTACCGCTGACATGTCtaattttcatcttatattgtgaataaaaaaactatatacTTATTATAACCAAGGATTTAATCCTTTGTGtataaactaaaattatatacaCTAAATGTAACATCTCAAGAATTTCTAAATTAAGACTCGAACCATTCTTCAATTGTTAACAAAATTGAATCGAGtgattctaatttattttaggtgttaattaaggtcactagatgtaacacctcaaatttttaaaagaacTAAAGAGAAGTTCTTTTAAGTCACTCATCAATTTTTAGTTTTGGGTCAACTAGAATCGAccatatattttttcacataaaGAGTTAGGTTACGAATAACCTATCAAATTGAAGTTCATTGAGTCCTCTTTCAAATGCCACAAAGTTTACTTAACTTCAAGCTCACTGTAAAAAGTTATGCTCATTTGAGTGAGACCTCTCTGTTTAAGGCATCTCATTCATTTGTAGAAGGGTAATTAggtcttttcttttttcctacTAAGACTAGCCTTATTTTTTCTCAACCAACTGAGGGTCAATCAGATGCTAAACCACTCATTTTCATTCCTatacatttaaaagaaaataagatgtCATGCTTCGAGCCTACATCCTGGACGTGACCGGCACTCAATGATCATTTGTggtcttgagcgaacccttggcctggtTTACATAACTCAGCGAAAGAGTCAAACATAAGATATAATCtcaagaaataaatttaatgaGAATGACCAGCCAAAATGGCGACCCAAGTCTTAGTCAATTACAAGTGAAAGGAAAGAGTAAGAAAACTAATATCATCTGTATATGAAGGCTCTGATATAAAGATGGATATTGGTACAGGACCCCCACTCATCCTAACAATGGAATActaaacaaataactaaaactAAAGATGTCATCCGAAATAAAGGGAgactcaccaactgactctgagttGCTCACTGGATCAATGGTGCCTCGaatgctgatcctagttacctgcgtctgcatcataatatgatgcaggacaactgacatcagtacattaaatgtacgagtataCGAGTTGGAAAGCTAAAACAAACTTAAACTGGAAATGAGTAAGAAGAGACACTTAACTTGGCTCtgttcaactcatgaataacaaCTCAGttcaatataatgcaatttaaaaagTAAccgcaatataaagaaaaaaactgaCTGAAAATATGTTGTAAACTCTAGATGTATATATGGATACAATAGATCtttgagatgtatgtaaaagatacaaataactgatgtatatgaaaatacgaTAACTTCTGTAGGAGCTTCTCTAACTGACAAACATCatttaagagctatagtgatgatacaatgttaCTCGCCCCACACTGCCCGACCATCCTAACCTtgcctgaactgcctaatggatccactagtatgTTGTGAAAAGGgtttatctaaaaagtatgaccctcttCTATACATGACGGCTACATGATTTTCATAGTGACTTGAGTttatatgaactcgcatccccacatcgatgctcaatactactcccaaaaatatactagctcttatgtttttaaaacatactgattctgTGGTTtaagattagtgctcaaaacttagctttaatctctctcttggaaatcatagtttccttgCTTGCTTCATTTCATAAAGCTATTACTTCTGTCTGAAAACTAGCCGGAAGGctctttacttgtttaaatgtgaaaacatttgtaactcttaggtATTACTTAGTcccccttataacttttgagaatgaaaacaactctttactcttgctcaacttgtaacttgagtcttcaaacaaatttaaaaatgtttgttaacgacttttggaaattttaagaactcactttgagttgcttcttaactttgagacttgactcttagctcttttgactttgatcttaactttcctttaattggattatggattcaaggatcatgatctcatttTTATGGATGACTTCACGGTGtgtagatgtactttagagggTTCGAATCAACCAAGAAATATGGgcacatcacttaggaactattATGAAAAGATAGATAAAGAATGGGGTCTCCATGTGACCTttgcgctctgagaggcgcagAGCGCTTGAGCCTGACGGACAGACTCTGGTCTATGGCGCTCTGCCTGGCGCGGTGTCAGACAGAGGCTATTTTAAGGGGCTCTGGTAGGCGCTGCACCCCAGGGCCTATCGAtgggattttttatttttcttctccaatttttcaTATCTAATCCTTCTAAAATCCCATGGATATTCCCCCAAGCACTTAGGATTACTAAAAttctcaatacccaatagtttagactcgtaaaacaATGCGGGAAAAGAATCAAACAACCAAAGATATACTAtaattcaaccaacaagaatccaaagacttttcatcaagaacttcaatgttcatcattcaatctactctaatttttctagaattaaacatatttttgtgTGGGTGGAAAAACCCAACCCAAAAAGATCTCACCCGCGAAGAAACTCACTCAACGATCTTGGCGaaatcttcttctcttctcttttctccaagccctaagcgtattTAACTTTTCTAAAACATAATTAAGGCTTAATTTTACCCGTAATAAactattaaaatgaattagaaaatagttgggtgaaaagaccattttacccttactaaaatccggattggactttcctcagtccaacaacccaactttcgaaatacatatctccctcatattatatcaaaattttgCAAGCTCAACAGAGTTGGAAAGATCTCTTCAAGGCATTTCCAACCATATGAAGAAATGtccctaactcatcctgagctaaaaattatggtcgtttgaaaatgaccaaaatccTACTCTTACACTTcggaaattttccaaatttctcCTAttctttacaaaaataaatcttCTTAGTTTCTTGTTTAATCCTATATATTTCGGtttatgagatgttacaaaaTCTCTCACTTGgtaacatttgtcctcgaatgagaacTTCTCCactaagctaagggtagtaacgACATTACAACActcaacaaataaaaacaagtaataacatgcttacacATAGTCTTATGAAGTTCTAGGGAGAGAATTTAGTACATTGATTTGCATTCTCTCCGAATTTGAAGAGATGTGGATATGTcctcttcatatcctcctcagcttcccaagttatttcttcaacaaactgtttcctccaaaggactttgaccgatgcaacttcctttgttctcaacttgcaaactttacgatctaaaatttgaattggaACCTTATCATAGGTTAAACTATTCTTAATCCCAACATTCACATTTTGTaaaatcaatgaaggatcaccaaaacattttttcaacatagacacatagAATACCAGATGAACCGCTTCTAACTCTTGGGTAACTCCAACACATTTGCTACATTGCCAACTCTCTTGGAGATTTTGTAAGGACCAATatatcggggactaagtttccccttcttaccaaacctcataacacctttcatgggtgagaCCTTCAGGTACACccaatcatccacttcaaactcTAACGTCTTTCTCTTAACATCTGTGTAGGACTTGTGGAAACTCTGTGccattttcaacctctcttgaatcactatcaccttctccatagcttgttGAACTAGATCTAGTTCTATTAAACCTGCTTTACCAACTTCAAatcatccaataggagatctgcatcttgtccataaagagcttcatatggagccatttggatgctcgaatggtagctattgttgtaagagaaaTCAATGAGAGGTATTTGATCATCCAAATTCCCTTTAATTCGATCACACAAActcttaacatatcttctaaggtctgaATATTACGTGCTTGCCCATATATCTAAGGATGCAAAGCAATGCTCAatttcacctttgaacccaaacctttctgaaAAGATAACCAGAATTGTGCTCCTCTatttgaaataatggagaccggAACTCCATGAAGTATCACCACCTCTTGAAGGTacaacatatcataatcattaacCAAATAAGTAGTCTTTACTGACAAGAAATGGGTTGACTTTGTGATTATATCGACAATCACCTAGAGTCATGTTACCTGCGAGATCTTGGCAAGCCTGTaataaagtccatattaatcatctcccactttcaTTCCGAAAGTTCTATAGTCTGAAAATCTCAAggcctttggtgctctactttcacttgttggcaactCGGGCACTTGGCAACAAGCTCATCAATATCTTTTTTCATGCCTCTCActaatatacctctctcaaatcgtGGTACATCTTGgaggaacccggatgaatggaatatctggaactatgagcctcctctaagatcctctcttggagttcatcca
This window of the Solanum pennellii chromosome 2, SPENNV200 genome carries:
- the LOC107009550 gene encoding protein ASPARTIC PROTEASE IN GUARD CELL 2 is translated as MFVPSIFLVFIMSCIISASVSYESKSTSGHAIPFPTHEHLDVNQAIKEIIQPPETVHDNINNIVDDDDDNSRWKLKLLHRDKLPFSHFTDHPRRFQARMKRDLKRVHTLTNTTTNDNNKVIKEEELGFGFGSEVISGMEQGSGEYFVRIGVGSPVRQQYMVIDAGSDIVWVQCQPCTHCYHQSDPVFDPSLSASFTGVPCSSSLCNRIDNSGCHAGRCKYKVMYGDGSYTKGTMALETLTFGRTVIRDVAIGCGHSNHGMFIGAAGLLGLGGGSMSLVGQLGGQTGGAFSYCLVSRGTNTGSTGSLEFGREVLPAGAAWVPLIRNPRAPSFYYIGMLGLGVGGVRVPIPEDAFRLTEEGDGGVVMDTGTAVTRLPHEAYVAFRDAFVAQTSSLPRAPAMSIFDTCYDLNGFVTVRVPTISFFLMGGPILTLPARNFLIPVDTKGTFCFAFAPSPSRLSIIGNIQQEGIQISIDGANGFVGFGPNIC